In one window of Bombus fervidus isolate BK054 chromosome 4, iyBomFerv1, whole genome shotgun sequence DNA:
- the LOC139986210 gene encoding uncharacterized protein isoform X4 — MLRIKELQNQLADAHYRLNELATENKLLRALQKRQDSALKRYEGTNAELPRIINSHHEELRVLQIKYKKLKTLQKETCNLLKEKENELQQLQSQNKHLLQLSKDRNLGEREKLQIEVSDLNHRIQQQQDTIQTLHKKLTLETKSLKQQLHLEISKRRETQKHLDETTEKLRSLENLLDNRERRLYYSGQLLFPDKNQRFGTQSLTNLRDISSSNPLKIPSKNKKWQTDIQKDNLPILHTSELDEKNIKTEEKIISNQTLDCIKSETMTNLEQVRRYRLQKSPYKNILNNSEEESREIDFAVNENSELSIGLEKSEQLEKQHKKEEKYQISAVKFRKIYNNRKCQNFISSSGGSESENENEHENDKNNYTNATNNSKQLHARLISSADDTSDSKDSDCKYRNKLRVLVRERKNSYVSDSEVESEIRKQSIEHYLTVNHQNDTLKLISSVYDNQAHYDSDKETEKFTSSKNILNESQNVYQSLIDEMHIQTKNVENENIYAQYDIHTEYKNSGNIENYMFGQAPSKIQEFNNVSIKKDDFKSESSLQTYFKDEHDVSFKTNNIEPVDIESKISHTNETLFNGTQKRSSTQDLLNSSQNLNKATINKVDTTEVGILSENILLQNYSLETKNKLNKNEFQNVDMISHNVQSHDNDSVHDILTDVSTMSESNIKTKMTDYNKEKLLASMKAIDNNENMEFLNQDYEKHNVTNRKQMIENVFPDLPSHMKKKQEIIKDIFDTDVIKNESTDNCNKLH, encoded by the exons ATGTTACGTATTAAAGAGCTACAAAATCAGTTGGCGGATGCACACTATCGATTAAAT GAATTAGCAACTGAAAACAAATTGTTAAGAGCATTACAGAAAAGACAAGATTCTGCATtaaaacgttatgaaggaACAAATGCTGAACTTCCACGGATTATTAATTCACATCATGAGGAATTGAGAGTACTTcagattaaatataaaaaattaaaaactttacaaaaagaaacatgtaatttattaaaggaaaaagaaaatgagctTCAACAGCTACAG TCACAAAATAAGCATCTATTACAACTTAGTAAGGATCGTAATttgggagagagagaaaaattacaaatagaaGTTTCTGATTTAAATCATAGAATACAACAACAACAAGATACCATACAG aCACTACATAAGAAACTAACTCTCGAAACTAAAAGTTTAAAACAACAATTGCATCTAGAAATTTCTAAGCGTAGAGAAACACAAAAACATTTAGATGAAACAACAGAAAAATTAAGATCTTTAGAAAATTTACTAGATAATAGAGAACGAAGGTTATATTATAGTGGACAATTATTGTTTCCTGATAAGAATCAACGTTTTGGCACACAATCTCTCACAAATCTAAGAGATATTAG CTCATCAAATCCATTAAAGATACCaagtaaaaacaaaaaatggcAAACAGATATCCAAAAAGACAAtttg CCCATACTTCATACATCTGAATTAGATGAAAAGAACATAAAAACAGAGGAAAAGATAATTTCAAATCAAACTTTAGACTGTATAAAATCTGAAACAATGACAAATTTGGAACAAGTACGAAGATATCGTCTTCAAAAATCgccatacaaaaatatattgaataattCAGAAGAAGAATCCAGGGAAATAGATTTCGCTGTAAACGAGAATTCAGAGCTTTCAATAGGTTTAGAAAAATCAGAACAATTAGAAAAACAACATAAAAAGGAggagaaatatcaaataagcgcagttaaatttagaaaaatatataacaaccgaAAATGTCAAAATTTTATCAGTTCATCTGGAGGTAGTGAAagcgaaaatgaaaatgaacatgaaaatgataaaaataattatacaaatgcTACTAACAATTCTAAGCAACTGCATGCAAG ATTAATTAGCAGTGCAGATGACACTTCAGATTCAAAAGATTCTGAttgtaaatatagaaataaattgagGGTTTTagtaagagaaagaaaaaattcctATGTAAGTGATTCAGAAGTAGAATCTGAAATAAGAAAACAATCAATTGAACATTACTTGACAGTGAATCATCAAAATGATACActcaaattaatttcatctgTTTATGACAATCAAGCTCATTATGACTCTgataaagaaacagaaaaatttacatcttcaaaaaatatattaaatgaatCACAGAATGTTTATCAATCTTTAATTGATGAAATGCATATACAAactaaaaatgtagaaaatgaaaacataTATGCTCAATACGATATACATACAGAATATAAAAACTCAGGAAATATAGAAAACTATATGTTTGGACAAGCTCCATCTAAAATAcaagaatttaataatgtaaGCATAAAAAAAGATGATTTTAAAAGTGAATCATCATTACaaacatattttaaagatGAACATGATGTATCATTCAAAACTAATAATATAGAGCCAGTAGATATTGAATCAAAAATATCACACACAAATGAAACTCTTTTTAATGGTACACAAAAAAGATCTTCTACAcaagatttattaaattcttcacagaatttaaataaagcaACAATAAACAAAGTAGATACAACAGAAGTAGGAATATTAAGTGAAAATATACTGCTACAGAACTATAGtttagaaacaaaaaataaattaaataagaatGAGTTTCAAAATGTTGATATGATTTCACACAATGTACAATCTCATGATAATGATTCAGTTCATGATATATTAACTGATGTTAGTACTATGTCTGAAAgcaatataaaaacaaaaatgacTGATTATAACAAAGAAAAGTTATTAGCATCAATGAAAGCTAttgataataatgaaaatatggaATTTCTAAACCAAGATTATGAAAAACATAATGTAACAAACAGAAAGCAAATGATAGAAAATGTGTTCCCTGATTTACCATCCCACATGAAGAAAAagcaagaaa
- the LOC139986210 gene encoding iron-sulfur clusters transporter ABCB7, mitochondrial-like isoform X3, which produces MGRTSRKRHQKKKLNKEIAENTEDSLMHLRSWLLTKNCSSVYDLIPFNFLITGRGLKTLKDIKINDILIKLPYEILITTYTLSQSNCCSGNVIDRTQKKKSVISSVKFPLVIPGFTGGKSGQQKRDCFHPGVSSLSHECIDIQEREAVKSANMIRAMLRYIWPKDDPDIRRRVKIAMGLLVGAKALNVGVPFIFKCAIDTLNTQHMATTGNAILSLGTASDTVATVATSLLIGYGVARAGAAGFSELRNAVFAKVAHHSIRRIAKNVFLHLHNLDMAFHLGRQTGALSKTIDRGSRGINFVLNAMVFNIIPTVFELSLVSTVLYLKCGAEYASIALSCVGIYALFTLAITQWRTKFRIFMNQAENEASNKAIDSLINYETVKYFNNEKFEAERYDASLKKYEIASLKTSTSLAMLNFGQNAIFSAALSLIMVLASNNIIEGTMTVGDLVMVNGLLFQLSVPLGFLGSVYREVRQALIDMQTMFTLMSMNTAIKSKENATHFHITSKNSDIEFKNISFHYVEGKPIFKDINFTIPSGKKIAIIGGSGCGKTTLVRLLYRFFEPQSGAVFINGHNIRDIDLDILRKSIAIVPQDTVLFHESIFYNLHYGNLSKSKEDVFEAAKMANLHDSILKWPKGYDTPVGERGLKLSGGEKQRVAIARAILKNSPILIFDEATSSLDSITEHNILEALRRATVGRTSIVIAHRLSTVMDSDEIFVLDNGSLIERGTHDSLLAVPNSLYCKLWETQHIGMLKSSQEKDNNCRTPGV; this is translated from the exons ATGGGTAGAACTTCAAGAAAACGTCATCAAAAGAAGAagctaaataaagaaatagcaGAAAATACAGAAGACAGTTTGATGCATCTTAGATCTTGGTTATTAACAAAGAACTGTTCATCAGTTTATGATCTTATTCCATTTAACTTTCTTATTACAGGACGaggattaaaaacattaaaagacattaaaattaatgatatattGATCAAACTACCTTATGAAATCTTAATAACAACATATACATTATCTCAAAGCAAT tgTTGCAGTGGAAATGTAATTGATCGTacacagaaaaagaaatctgTTATAAGTTCTGTTAAATTTCCATTGGTAATACCTGGATTTACTGGGGGAAAATCAGGACAACAAAAAAGGGATTGTTTTCATCCTGGTGTATCTAGTTTAAGCCATGAATGTATTGATATTCAAGAAAGGGAGGCAGTTAAATCTGCAAATATGATTAGAGCAATGCTTAGATATATTTGGCCAAAA GATGATCCAGATATTCGAAGAAGAGTTAAAATAGCCATGGGTTTACTTGTTGGTGCAAAAGCTCTAAATGTTGGCGttcctttcatttttaaatgtgCAATAGATACTCTTAATACCCAACATATGGCAACTACTGGTAATGCCATTTTAAGTCTAGGAACTGCATCAGATACGGTTGCAACAGTAGCAACATCATTACTTATTGGAT ATGGAGTAGCACGTGCTGGTGCAGCCGGATTTAGTGAATTGAGAAATGCAGTATTCGCAAAAGTTGCTCATCATTCTATTCGTAGAATAGCTAAAAATGTATTCTTGCATTTACATAATTTAGACATGGCTTTTCATTTAGGTAGACAAACTGGAGCATTATCTAAA ACAATAGATAGAGGGAGCCGtggtataaattttgtattaaatgctatggtatttaatattattcctACTGTCTTTGAATTATCATTAGTTAGTACAgtcttatatttaaaatgtggAGCAGAATATGCAAGTATTGCTCTTAGTTGTGTTGGAATTTATGCATTATTCACATTGGCTATTACTCAATGGCGAAcgaaatttagaatttttatgaatcaaGCAGAAAATGAAGCAAGTAATAAAGCAATAGATTCACTTATCAATTATGAAACAGTAAAG tattttaataacgaaaaattTGAAGCTGAAAGATATGACGCATcgttaaagaaatatgaaattgcatcACTTAAAACAAGTACAAGTCTAGCAATGCTAAATTTTGGACAAAACGCTATATTTAGCGCTGCACTTAGTTTAATAATGGTACTAGCATCCAATAATATTATAGAgg GTACCATGACAGTAGGAGACTTAGTAATGGTTAATGGTCTTTTATTCCAACTATCAGTTCCCTTAGGATTTTTGGGTTCAGTATATCGTGAAGTTAGACAAGCTCTCATCGATATGCAAACTATGTTTACTTTGATGTCAATGAATACTGCTATTAAG TCTAAAGAGAATGCAACGCACTTTCACATAACTTCAAAGAATTCggatattgaatttaaaaacattagcTTTCACTATGTTGAAGGCAAGCctatttttaaagatattaattttactattCCAAGTGGTAAAAAAATAGCTATTATTGGAGGATCTGGTTGTGG TAAAACAACATTAGTAAGATTGTTATACCGATTTTTTGAACCACAATCTGGAGCTGTTTTTATAAATGGACATAATATTCGAGACATTGATTTAGATATCTTAAGAAAATCAATAGCAATTGTTCCTCAg GACACCGTTCTCTTTCATGAAAGTATCTTTTACAACCTCCATTATGGTAATTTATCTAAAAGTAAGGAAGATGTTTTTGAAGCTGCCAAAATGGCAAATTTACATGATTCCATTCTTAAATGGCCAAAAGGATATGATACACCTGTTGGAGAACGTGGTTTAAAGTTAAGTGGTGGTGAAAAGCAACGAGTAGCAATTGCTAgagcaattttaaaaaatagcccaatattaatttttgatgAAGCCACATCATCTTTAGATTCTATTACAGAACAT AATATTCTTGAAGCATTACGTAGAGCAACTGTTGGCCGGACTTCCATTGTTATAGCCCATCGATTATCTACTGTTATGGATTCagatgaaatttttgtattagaTAATGGTAGTTTGATTGAAAGAGGAACACATGACTCTTTATTAGCTGTGCCAAATTCTTTATATTGTAAATTGTGGGAAACACAACACATAGGAATGCTCAAATCTAGtcaagaaaaagataataacTGTAGAACTCCAGGAGtttga
- the LOC139986210 gene encoding uncharacterized protein isoform X2, translated as MHRKQNSNLGRPSVETKINSSYKNIAYLSSKKKNLHPLLVRPYQSNVRQCPSLEQSKPNKSSIEQRVLSAKMLRIKELQNQLADAHYRLNELATENKLLRALQKRQDSALKRYEGTNAELPRIINSHHEELRVLQIKYKKLKTLQKETCNLLKEKENELQQLQSQNKHLLQLSKDRNLGEREKLQIEVSDLNHRIQQQQDTIQTLHKKLTLETKSLKQQLHLEISKRRETQKHLDETTEKLRSLENLLDNRERRLYYSGQLLFPDKNQRFGTQSLTNLRDISSSNPLKIPSKNKKWQTDIQKDNLPILHTSELDEKNIKTEEKIISNQTLDCIKSETMTNLEQVRRYRLQKSPYKNILNNSEEESREIDFAVNENSELSIGLEKSEQLEKQHKKEEKYQISAVKFRKIYNNRKCQNFISSSGGSESENENEHENDKNNYTNATNNSKQLHARLISSADDTSDSKDSDCKYRNKLRVLVRERKNSYVSDSEVESEIRKQSIEHYLTVNHQNDTLKLISSVYDNQAHYDSDKETEKFTSSKNILNESQNVYQSLIDEMHIQTKNVENENIYAQYDIHTEYKNSGNIENYMFGQAPSKIQEFNNVSIKKDDFKSESSLQTYFKDEHDVSFKTNNIEPVDIESKISHTNETLFNGTQKRSSTQDLLNSSQNLNKATINKVDTTEVGILSENILLQNYSLETKNKLNKNEFQNVDMISHNVQSHDNDSVHDILTDVSTMSESNIKTKMTDYNKEKLLASMKAIDNNENMEFLNQDYEKHNVTNRKQMIENVFPDLPSHMKKKQEIIKDIFDTDVIKNESTDNCNKLH; from the exons ATGCACAG aaaacaaaattctaaCTTAGGAAGACCATCAgtggaaacaaaaattaattcatcttacaaaaatatagcatATCTCTCCTCTAAGAAAAAAAACCTACATCCTTTACTTg tACGACCATATCAAAGTAATGTTCGACAATGTCCTTCTTTGGAACAATCAAAACCTAATAAGAGTAGCATTGAACAAAGAGTTCTGTCTGCAAAAATGTTACGTATTAAAGAGCTACAAAATCAGTTGGCGGATGCACACTATCGATTAAAT GAATTAGCAACTGAAAACAAATTGTTAAGAGCATTACAGAAAAGACAAGATTCTGCATtaaaacgttatgaaggaACAAATGCTGAACTTCCACGGATTATTAATTCACATCATGAGGAATTGAGAGTACTTcagattaaatataaaaaattaaaaactttacaaaaagaaacatgtaatttattaaaggaaaaagaaaatgagctTCAACAGCTACAG TCACAAAATAAGCATCTATTACAACTTAGTAAGGATCGTAATttgggagagagagaaaaattacaaatagaaGTTTCTGATTTAAATCATAGAATACAACAACAACAAGATACCATACAG aCACTACATAAGAAACTAACTCTCGAAACTAAAAGTTTAAAACAACAATTGCATCTAGAAATTTCTAAGCGTAGAGAAACACAAAAACATTTAGATGAAACAACAGAAAAATTAAGATCTTTAGAAAATTTACTAGATAATAGAGAACGAAGGTTATATTATAGTGGACAATTATTGTTTCCTGATAAGAATCAACGTTTTGGCACACAATCTCTCACAAATCTAAGAGATATTAG CTCATCAAATCCATTAAAGATACCaagtaaaaacaaaaaatggcAAACAGATATCCAAAAAGACAAtttg CCCATACTTCATACATCTGAATTAGATGAAAAGAACATAAAAACAGAGGAAAAGATAATTTCAAATCAAACTTTAGACTGTATAAAATCTGAAACAATGACAAATTTGGAACAAGTACGAAGATATCGTCTTCAAAAATCgccatacaaaaatatattgaataattCAGAAGAAGAATCCAGGGAAATAGATTTCGCTGTAAACGAGAATTCAGAGCTTTCAATAGGTTTAGAAAAATCAGAACAATTAGAAAAACAACATAAAAAGGAggagaaatatcaaataagcgcagttaaatttagaaaaatatataacaaccgaAAATGTCAAAATTTTATCAGTTCATCTGGAGGTAGTGAAagcgaaaatgaaaatgaacatgaaaatgataaaaataattatacaaatgcTACTAACAATTCTAAGCAACTGCATGCAAG ATTAATTAGCAGTGCAGATGACACTTCAGATTCAAAAGATTCTGAttgtaaatatagaaataaattgagGGTTTTagtaagagaaagaaaaaattcctATGTAAGTGATTCAGAAGTAGAATCTGAAATAAGAAAACAATCAATTGAACATTACTTGACAGTGAATCATCAAAATGATACActcaaattaatttcatctgTTTATGACAATCAAGCTCATTATGACTCTgataaagaaacagaaaaatttacatcttcaaaaaatatattaaatgaatCACAGAATGTTTATCAATCTTTAATTGATGAAATGCATATACAAactaaaaatgtagaaaatgaaaacataTATGCTCAATACGATATACATACAGAATATAAAAACTCAGGAAATATAGAAAACTATATGTTTGGACAAGCTCCATCTAAAATAcaagaatttaataatgtaaGCATAAAAAAAGATGATTTTAAAAGTGAATCATCATTACaaacatattttaaagatGAACATGATGTATCATTCAAAACTAATAATATAGAGCCAGTAGATATTGAATCAAAAATATCACACACAAATGAAACTCTTTTTAATGGTACACAAAAAAGATCTTCTACAcaagatttattaaattcttcacagaatttaaataaagcaACAATAAACAAAGTAGATACAACAGAAGTAGGAATATTAAGTGAAAATATACTGCTACAGAACTATAGtttagaaacaaaaaataaattaaataagaatGAGTTTCAAAATGTTGATATGATTTCACACAATGTACAATCTCATGATAATGATTCAGTTCATGATATATTAACTGATGTTAGTACTATGTCTGAAAgcaatataaaaacaaaaatgacTGATTATAACAAAGAAAAGTTATTAGCATCAATGAAAGCTAttgataataatgaaaatatggaATTTCTAAACCAAGATTATGAAAAACATAATGTAACAAACAGAAAGCAAATGATAGAAAATGTGTTCCCTGATTTACCATCCCACATGAAGAAAAagcaagaaa
- the LOC139986210 gene encoding uncharacterized protein isoform X1: MQTEVPTLPVVHFNAHKNLNRKQNSNLGRPSVETKINSSYKNIAYLSSKKKNLHPLLVRPYQSNVRQCPSLEQSKPNKSSIEQRVLSAKMLRIKELQNQLADAHYRLNELATENKLLRALQKRQDSALKRYEGTNAELPRIINSHHEELRVLQIKYKKLKTLQKETCNLLKEKENELQQLQSQNKHLLQLSKDRNLGEREKLQIEVSDLNHRIQQQQDTIQTLHKKLTLETKSLKQQLHLEISKRRETQKHLDETTEKLRSLENLLDNRERRLYYSGQLLFPDKNQRFGTQSLTNLRDISSSNPLKIPSKNKKWQTDIQKDNLPILHTSELDEKNIKTEEKIISNQTLDCIKSETMTNLEQVRRYRLQKSPYKNILNNSEEESREIDFAVNENSELSIGLEKSEQLEKQHKKEEKYQISAVKFRKIYNNRKCQNFISSSGGSESENENEHENDKNNYTNATNNSKQLHARLISSADDTSDSKDSDCKYRNKLRVLVRERKNSYVSDSEVESEIRKQSIEHYLTVNHQNDTLKLISSVYDNQAHYDSDKETEKFTSSKNILNESQNVYQSLIDEMHIQTKNVENENIYAQYDIHTEYKNSGNIENYMFGQAPSKIQEFNNVSIKKDDFKSESSLQTYFKDEHDVSFKTNNIEPVDIESKISHTNETLFNGTQKRSSTQDLLNSSQNLNKATINKVDTTEVGILSENILLQNYSLETKNKLNKNEFQNVDMISHNVQSHDNDSVHDILTDVSTMSESNIKTKMTDYNKEKLLASMKAIDNNENMEFLNQDYEKHNVTNRKQMIENVFPDLPSHMKKKQEIIKDIFDTDVIKNESTDNCNKLH; the protein is encoded by the exons aTGCAAACTGAAGTTCCTACGTTGCCTGTAGTACACTTCAATGCCCATAAGAATCTCAATAG aaaacaaaattctaaCTTAGGAAGACCATCAgtggaaacaaaaattaattcatcttacaaaaatatagcatATCTCTCCTCTAAGAAAAAAAACCTACATCCTTTACTTg tACGACCATATCAAAGTAATGTTCGACAATGTCCTTCTTTGGAACAATCAAAACCTAATAAGAGTAGCATTGAACAAAGAGTTCTGTCTGCAAAAATGTTACGTATTAAAGAGCTACAAAATCAGTTGGCGGATGCACACTATCGATTAAAT GAATTAGCAACTGAAAACAAATTGTTAAGAGCATTACAGAAAAGACAAGATTCTGCATtaaaacgttatgaaggaACAAATGCTGAACTTCCACGGATTATTAATTCACATCATGAGGAATTGAGAGTACTTcagattaaatataaaaaattaaaaactttacaaaaagaaacatgtaatttattaaaggaaaaagaaaatgagctTCAACAGCTACAG TCACAAAATAAGCATCTATTACAACTTAGTAAGGATCGTAATttgggagagagagaaaaattacaaatagaaGTTTCTGATTTAAATCATAGAATACAACAACAACAAGATACCATACAG aCACTACATAAGAAACTAACTCTCGAAACTAAAAGTTTAAAACAACAATTGCATCTAGAAATTTCTAAGCGTAGAGAAACACAAAAACATTTAGATGAAACAACAGAAAAATTAAGATCTTTAGAAAATTTACTAGATAATAGAGAACGAAGGTTATATTATAGTGGACAATTATTGTTTCCTGATAAGAATCAACGTTTTGGCACACAATCTCTCACAAATCTAAGAGATATTAG CTCATCAAATCCATTAAAGATACCaagtaaaaacaaaaaatggcAAACAGATATCCAAAAAGACAAtttg CCCATACTTCATACATCTGAATTAGATGAAAAGAACATAAAAACAGAGGAAAAGATAATTTCAAATCAAACTTTAGACTGTATAAAATCTGAAACAATGACAAATTTGGAACAAGTACGAAGATATCGTCTTCAAAAATCgccatacaaaaatatattgaataattCAGAAGAAGAATCCAGGGAAATAGATTTCGCTGTAAACGAGAATTCAGAGCTTTCAATAGGTTTAGAAAAATCAGAACAATTAGAAAAACAACATAAAAAGGAggagaaatatcaaataagcgcagttaaatttagaaaaatatataacaaccgaAAATGTCAAAATTTTATCAGTTCATCTGGAGGTAGTGAAagcgaaaatgaaaatgaacatgaaaatgataaaaataattatacaaatgcTACTAACAATTCTAAGCAACTGCATGCAAG ATTAATTAGCAGTGCAGATGACACTTCAGATTCAAAAGATTCTGAttgtaaatatagaaataaattgagGGTTTTagtaagagaaagaaaaaattcctATGTAAGTGATTCAGAAGTAGAATCTGAAATAAGAAAACAATCAATTGAACATTACTTGACAGTGAATCATCAAAATGATACActcaaattaatttcatctgTTTATGACAATCAAGCTCATTATGACTCTgataaagaaacagaaaaatttacatcttcaaaaaatatattaaatgaatCACAGAATGTTTATCAATCTTTAATTGATGAAATGCATATACAAactaaaaatgtagaaaatgaaaacataTATGCTCAATACGATATACATACAGAATATAAAAACTCAGGAAATATAGAAAACTATATGTTTGGACAAGCTCCATCTAAAATAcaagaatttaataatgtaaGCATAAAAAAAGATGATTTTAAAAGTGAATCATCATTACaaacatattttaaagatGAACATGATGTATCATTCAAAACTAATAATATAGAGCCAGTAGATATTGAATCAAAAATATCACACACAAATGAAACTCTTTTTAATGGTACACAAAAAAGATCTTCTACAcaagatttattaaattcttcacagaatttaaataaagcaACAATAAACAAAGTAGATACAACAGAAGTAGGAATATTAAGTGAAAATATACTGCTACAGAACTATAGtttagaaacaaaaaataaattaaataagaatGAGTTTCAAAATGTTGATATGATTTCACACAATGTACAATCTCATGATAATGATTCAGTTCATGATATATTAACTGATGTTAGTACTATGTCTGAAAgcaatataaaaacaaaaatgacTGATTATAACAAAGAAAAGTTATTAGCATCAATGAAAGCTAttgataataatgaaaatatggaATTTCTAAACCAAGATTATGAAAAACATAATGTAACAAACAGAAAGCAAATGATAGAAAATGTGTTCCCTGATTTACCATCCCACATGAAGAAAAagcaagaaa